Sequence from the Malaciobacter pacificus genome:
TTTAATCTGTTTTTTTACTACTTCTTTTTTTATAATTTTTTCTTGAACTTTTTTTATTTCTTCTTTTTTTGGAAGTTCTTTTTTAATAATAGGTTTTATTTCAACATGATTAAGGGATATCTTTTTAACTGGTTCTTCAATCTTTTCTTTATTAAATTCACTGTTACTATAAACATAAAATAGTGTTGTAGCAGCACTTAAGTATATAAATAAAGTTAAGAAAAAAGAGCCAAAATATCGTTTCATTTTTTAGTCACAATAGAAATATTTGAGTATTCGTTCTTTTTTAACATATCTAAGACACTAACAAAAAGCTCAAACTTTGCATTTTTGTCACTATTTATATGAATTGGAGTATCTTTTGGAAACTGTAAAACATGATTTTCAATGTTATATAATCCTTGGATATTATTGTTACAAAGTAAATTGCCCTCTTCTTTTATAGTTATAATTACTTCTTTGTTTAGTTTTATATTTTCAGCATTTTTACCTTCAGGTAAAGATACAGGAATAATACCTTTTGATATAAATGTAGTAGTCATTAAAACTATTGCTAAAAGAACTAATAATACATCAATAAAAGGAATTACGTTTATTGAATCATACTTCTTTAGCTTCATATTCACTCTCTTTTACTTCAGCATATCTTCCTAAAATATTGTAAAAAATTTGAGACATAATTGCAACTACCAATCCAACTGCTGTTGCTTTAAGTGCAAGGGCAAGGGAACTCATAATTTTTGCAGCTTCAATATCTCCATTACTCATTGTCATAAAAGTTAGCATAATAGCAATAACAGTACCAAGTAAACCAATATATGGTGAGTTTGAAGCAATAGTACCTATGATTGTAAGATGTTTTGTAAGTGCAATATCTAAGGCTTTTTTATTTTTATAAGAGTTTATATCCATTCTTTTGTAAAAAATGATTCTTTCAATAAAGAACCAAAATGATAAAAAACTCATAAATACTAAAAGTGCAATAACACCATAGTCAACTAAATGCTTTAAAACTTCAATATCCATACTAACACCCCTTTTAAAAGTTAAGTATTCTATAAAAAGAGTGTTAATTTTGAGTTAATTTATTTTATGAATGTTTTTGTGTTGCATTGAAGCATTATTATGTCCACTTTTTTGCACACCATATGTTTTAAAAACATAACCCACATAAAAATTAAGACTCATGTATGAAATTATTACAATACTTGCAAAAGGAAAAGCTAATAATCGTAAATTAATTTTCTCAGTTAATAGTTTTAATCTATAAAACATTAAAACAAAAGCCCAGATATAAGCAATATGAGGGAATACTTTAAATATTAATAACCAACTCTCACCTCTTTTTGCTAATGGCTCCATAGGGTCTAAACCAACATGAAAAGCTTCATTGAATCCATTAAAAATATTTGAAGCATAATGTACAAAGAAGAACTCAAGAATATGTGCTAATCCACCAATTATAAATAGAGGAATTAATGCATAACTTAGAGTATAAAAAGTTTTTTCATAATCAATTTTTAAAATCTTTGAACTAACAAACATTCCTAAAATGTTCAATCCAATAACAGTGAATATACTAAAAAAAAGGATTGTAAATCCATCAATACTAATAAAAGTTATATCTGTAATATTTTTTATATATGTAGATATTTTATTCCAAATAAATTCATCTGCAATTGCTGTCCTATTTAAAGCATGTTTTATTGTCATTGAAAATGCTAATATTGCTGTTAGAATCAATAAAGTCCACACTTCTACTTTTTGAATTTTAAATTTACTAAATAAACTTGATGATGGTTTATTTATTGTAAAAGCTACATTTTCACAAGAAGTAGCACAATCCATACACAAAGTACAATCTTCCATAGAATTCTTTTTGTTAAAAGTAAATGGTTTTAAATCATAAGTACATGCTTTTGCACAATCAAATGTCTTACAAGTAGAGCATCCTTCTTTATATGTCTCTAATTTCATAAAACTAATTTTTGAAAATACTTTTGTAACTGTACCTAAAGGACAAATATATTTACAATAGGCCATATCTTTATAAATAAAGAAAAAAACTATTGATAAAATAGTTAATATTAAAAAAAATAGTGACGTATTAAATGGGCTTCTATATATGCCTGGAAATAAAAAAATCAATAACCAATATCCACCAAGTATAATGCTAAGACCTATAAATGGATTAGCTAATTTTTTTGGTATCTTTTTATTTAATCCAATTTTTGTTATGTATTTACCAATAAATCCATGTGGACAAATACCACAAAACACCCTTCCTAAAGTTGATAATGATAAAACCATAAAAAAAGACCAAAAAAGACTCCAAAATAGTGCTGTAGTAAATGCATTTTCTTCTTTTACTGGATAAATGAATCCTAAAAATATTGCATAAAAAAATGTAAATGTTATCAGTAATCTTAACATTTGTAAGAATATTTCATTTTTAAATAAAAATCTAAATAAAGAAAAAGAGAATAAATCTTTTCCTTTTTTATTAATTATGTTTTTCATCTTGCACCACTAAAACGTATATTCAATACCAGTATAATAATATCTTTGACCAGGATCATTTGGTGTTCCTCTTGAAGTCATATTATATGGTATTAGTTTATTAAAGATATTATCTATTCCAAAGAATAGA
This genomic interval carries:
- the exbD gene encoding TonB system transport protein ExbD, translating into MKLKKYDSINVIPFIDVLLVLLAIVLMTTTFISKGIIPVSLPEGKNAENIKLNKEVIITIKEEGNLLCNNNIQGLYNIENHVLQFPKDTPIHINSDKNAKFELFVSVLDMLKKNEYSNISIVTKK
- a CDS encoding 4Fe-4S binding protein; this encodes MKNIINKKGKDLFSFSLFRFLFKNEIFLQMLRLLITFTFFYAIFLGFIYPVKEENAFTTALFWSLFWSFFMVLSLSTLGRVFCGICPHGFIGKYITKIGLNKKIPKKLANPFIGLSIILGGYWLLIFLFPGIYRSPFNTSLFFLILTILSIVFFFIYKDMAYCKYICPLGTVTKVFSKISFMKLETYKEGCSTCKTFDCAKACTYDLKPFTFNKKNSMEDCTLCMDCATSCENVAFTINKPSSSLFSKFKIQKVEVWTLLILTAILAFSMTIKHALNRTAIADEFIWNKISTYIKNITDITFISIDGFTILFFSIFTVIGLNILGMFVSSKILKIDYEKTFYTLSYALIPLFIIGGLAHILEFFFVHYASNIFNGFNEAFHVGLDPMEPLAKRGESWLLIFKVFPHIAYIWAFVLMFYRLKLLTEKINLRLLAFPFASIVIISYMSLNFYVGYVFKTYGVQKSGHNNASMQHKNIHKIN
- the exbB gene encoding TonB-system energizer ExbB, which translates into the protein MDIEVLKHLVDYGVIALLVFMSFLSFWFFIERIIFYKRMDINSYKNKKALDIALTKHLTIIGTIASNSPYIGLLGTVIAIMLTFMTMSNGDIEAAKIMSSLALALKATAVGLVVAIMSQIFYNILGRYAEVKESEYEAKEV